The following coding sequences lie in one Bradyrhizobium sp. G127 genomic window:
- the cysW gene encoding sulfate ABC transporter permease subunit CysW, with protein MSLASERDSEQAEWMQHPVGGGKVTRRVVLWSVLVLTALFLVAPLVLIVTSGLSLGVGAFVRNLSEPTTLHAILLTLLTAVVVVPINILFGLAAAWTVTKFDFRGKTLLIALIELPYSISPIVAGVAYLFVYGSQGLFGPLLEALGLKVMFALPAIFLASLFVTAPFVARELIPLMQVQGTDEEEAAVTLGAGGFTTFWRVTLPNVKWAVVYGAILCNARVMGEFGAVSVVSGNIRGQTTTLPLQIELLYQDYNVAGAFAAATVLTAVALVTILIKVTLERTGKTSSAGPGH; from the coding sequence ATGTCCCTTGCCTCCGAGCGCGATAGCGAACAGGCCGAATGGATGCAGCACCCCGTCGGGGGCGGCAAGGTCACACGGCGGGTCGTGCTGTGGAGCGTGCTGGTGCTGACCGCGCTGTTTCTGGTCGCGCCCCTGGTGCTGATCGTGACGTCGGGGCTGTCGCTGGGCGTCGGCGCGTTCGTACGCAACCTCTCCGAGCCGACGACGCTGCATGCGATCCTGCTGACGCTGCTGACGGCGGTGGTGGTGGTGCCGATCAACATCCTGTTCGGCCTTGCCGCCGCATGGACGGTGACGAAGTTCGACTTCAGGGGCAAGACGCTGCTGATCGCGCTGATCGAGCTGCCCTACTCGATCTCGCCGATCGTCGCCGGCGTCGCCTATCTGTTCGTCTACGGCTCGCAGGGCCTGTTCGGTCCGCTGCTGGAAGCGCTCGGCCTCAAGGTGATGTTCGCGCTGCCCGCGATCTTTCTGGCCAGCCTGTTCGTCACCGCGCCGTTCGTCGCCCGCGAGTTGATTCCGCTGATGCAGGTGCAGGGCACCGATGAGGAAGAAGCCGCGGTGACACTCGGTGCCGGCGGCTTCACCACGTTCTGGCGCGTCACGCTGCCGAACGTGAAATGGGCGGTGGTCTACGGCGCGATCCTCTGCAACGCGCGGGTGATGGGCGAGTTCGGCGCGGTTTCGGTGGTCTCCGGCAACATTCGCGGCCAGACCACCACGCTGCCGTTGCAGATCGAACTGCTCTATCAGGACTACAATGTCGCCGGCGCCTTCGCCGCCGCCACCGTGCTGACTGCCGTGGCGCTGGTCACCATCCTGATCAAGGTAACGCTGGAGCGCACTGGCAAGACCTCCTCGGCCGGACCGGGGCACTAA